The following proteins are encoded in a genomic region of Pelodictyon phaeoclathratiforme BU-1:
- a CDS encoding 4-hydroxy-3-methylbut-2-enyl diphosphate reductase, with the protein MNINLDRTSSGFCIGVQGTIYAAEEKLQQEGGLYSFGDIVHNEVEVKRLEALGLVTVDERAFRELRDAHVLIRAHGEPPSTYRIARENNLTVTDTTCPVVSRLQRTTRLLFELGYQIIIYGKQSHPEVIGINGQCNNQAVIIKHADLSDPDELKGLDLAKKSALISQTTMDVPGFYELKALLEARFAQYLSSEKSAWMAIRDIDITAAMTGVLSMPSLLFKDTICRQVSSRNQKLHDFSLANDVVIFVAGKKSSNGQVLYHICKEANPRSYFIEEIEEIEERWLRNSDGRAVATVGVCGATSTPMWHLEKVALHLEKNFAQ; encoded by the coding sequence GTGAACATAAACCTCGACAGAACTTCATCAGGCTTCTGCATTGGAGTTCAGGGAACTATCTATGCCGCCGAAGAAAAGCTCCAGCAGGAGGGTGGATTATACTCTTTCGGTGATATTGTCCATAATGAGGTCGAGGTGAAACGGCTTGAAGCTCTCGGCCTTGTAACCGTTGATGAAAGGGCTTTCAGGGAGCTCAGAGATGCTCACGTCCTTATCAGGGCACATGGAGAGCCTCCCTCAACCTACAGGATTGCGCGTGAAAATAATCTGACGGTTACCGACACCACCTGCCCGGTCGTCTCCCGACTGCAACGCACAACAAGATTACTTTTTGAGCTGGGTTACCAGATTATCATCTATGGCAAACAGAGCCATCCGGAAGTTATCGGTATCAACGGCCAATGCAACAACCAGGCTGTCATTATCAAACATGCTGATCTCAGTGATCCTGATGAGTTAAAGGGACTTGACCTCGCAAAAAAAAGTGCGCTCATCTCTCAGACCACCATGGATGTTCCGGGATTTTACGAGCTGAAAGCGCTTCTTGAGGCACGTTTCGCTCAATACCTCTCCAGTGAAAAGAGCGCATGGATGGCCATTCGCGATATCGATATCACTGCCGCGATGACCGGAGTGCTCTCCATGCCTTCGCTGCTCTTCAAAGATACCATCTGCCGCCAGGTATCGAGTCGAAACCAGAAGTTGCATGACTTTTCCCTTGCCAATGATGTTGTCATTTTTGTGGCCGGGAAAAAAAGTTCTAACGGGCAGGTACTCTACCATATCTGCAAGGAGGCAAATCCCCGGAGCTATTTTATCGAAGAGATTGAGGAGATTGAGGAGAGATGGTTACGCAACAGTGACGGCAGGGCTGTGGCGACGGTGGGCGTATGCGGCGCCACCTCAACGCCTATGTGGCATCTTGAAAAAGTCGCTCTCCATCTTGAAAAGAACTTTGCACAGTAA